TGTCAATGCAGACTTACATGTCCATAGCTGTTTTTCTATGGCAAGTTCAAAAGACATGGTAATAGATAATATAGCTCCTCAAGCAAAGCTAAAAGGACTTCAACTAATGGGAACTGGGGATGCTCTTCATCCAGGTTGGTTAGATATAATTGAGAATAGTACTGAATATATTGGGGATGGTGTTTATTCAACTAATGACTGTGACTTTGTACTTACAACTGAAATAGAAGGAGAAAAGAAAATTCATCACCTTATATTTATTCCAACAATTGAAATAGCTAGGGAAATAGGGGATAAATTAGTATCTACAAACAAATATAAAGATGGTCGTCCGAGAACTAAGATGAATGGAATAGAAATAATGGACTTAGTCAAAGAATATGATTGTTTGATTGGGCCTGCTCATGCTTTTACTCCATGGACTGGAATGTATAAAACATTTGATAGTATTTATGATTGTTATGGTCAAAAACCTGATTTTTTAGAACTTGGTTTATCTGCAGATACTGATATGGCCGATACAATCAAAGAGCTACAAGATATCCCATTTCTTTCAAATTCTGATGCACATTCTCCATGGCCACATAGATTAGGTAGAGAATTTAATCAAATCGAACTTCAAGATATTTCATTTTCCTCTCTTAAATCTTCGATTAAAAATAACAAAATCAAAGCAAACTATGGTTTAGTTGCAAACTTAGGAAAGTATCATATGACTGCCTGTACTAAGTGCTATAAGTTAATTGATCCAGAATTAGCTATAGAAAATAAGATGAAATGTAGTTGTGGAGGCACTATAAAAAAAGGAGTAGATTTCAGAATCTCACAAATAGCTACTTGGGACAAACCACATCACCCTGATTTTCGCCCACCTTACATACATTTAATGCCACTAGCTGAAATCATTAGTATGGTCTATGATAAAGGAGTCACAACAAAAACAGTTCAAGGTAAGTGGAAAGAGTTGATTGATAATATTGGAAATGAAATTGAAATATTAATAAATACTCCAATTGATAAAATAGCTAATATAAATCCAGAGATAGTTCCAGGCATAGAAGCATTTAGAAATAAATCACTACATATTTCTCCTGGTGGTGGAGGCAAATATGGTGAAATCTCTTTTGAAGAAAAATTAGAAGAAAGAAAAGTAGAAAAATCTGATAAAGTAACTTTAGATAATTTTTAAAACATTAAATAATTTTTTACTTTTTTTATATTTTCATTTTTATATTTTTATTTTTATATTTTTATTTTTTCATTATCTGACTTTATATATGTAATATTTTTAATCAAATAATTCTTCAAATAAATTTATTTTATAATTTAGCTATTCAAAATATTAATAAAATTATAAATATCTTCTTGTTTCTTTTTTATAATTTTTGTAATCTTCTTTATAAATAGCTAGAAGATGCTTTTCTTCATTTAAAATTTGTTTATGAACTCCAATAATAAATATTAAGGTCATTATTATAAACAATGTTGTTGGATAAATTAATGTAATACCAATAAAGTACATGTCCATAAATAAAAATATAGGATTTCTTGAATATTTAAATATTCCATTTTTAACTAGTTTGCCCTGATTATCTGAATCGATTCCAACTCTCCATGAATTTCCAAAAGAAATTAAAGCAATTAAAAAGATCACTAATCCTATATAACATAATATTATTCCAATATATTCTAAATAGCTATTTTTTAGAATTGTGTCAAATATAATTGGAATTTGAACATTTAAAGATATTAATAAAATTAAAATAGTCCATAATATTAAAAATGGAAATGTTAATTTTTCTAATAAGCTAGTTAGTTTATTTGAATCTTTACCTAAAACAATTACTTTAATTCCTGTGTTTGATAGTAATAAAGTTCTTCCTATGAAAAGTGTGTAAAAAATTAACAAACTTACTATTACAAGAATGTTTGGCATATTTTTATCCCCCATTTTTAAAATTTTCAATTTTTAAGACTTGAAAATACAAATATTTTTAATATTTTTTCCATTTGTAATGTTTATATTCATATTTTCAAATTTTCCTAATTTTTTAATTCTTAAAAAATTAGTTATTTCCAATTCTCAATGCATTAGCTACAACTAGTAATGTTAGTCCCATATCTCCAATCAAAATTGCTTCCCAAAGTGATACATAGCCTATAACTCCTAATATGGCTAAAATAGCTTTAATAGTTAGAGGGATAGCTATGTTTTGTTTGATAACTTTCATAGTTTTTTTAGCTAAGTTGATTAAATAGTCAACTTTTGATAAATTATCTTGCATTAAAACTATATCTGCTGTTTCAACAGCTACATCAGCTCCATCCATTCCCATAGCTATTCCAACATTAGCTCTTGCAAGGGAGGGGGTATCATTTACTCCATCTCCAACCATAGCCACATCTTTGTATTCTTTAGCTACTTCTTCTACAATATTGACTTTATCTTCTGGAAGAAGATTTGGATAGTAATTATCAAGGTTAAGGTTTTCTGCTACAGTTTTTGCAGTAGCTGAATTATCACCAGTTAACATTATAGTTTCAATAGATTTTTCTTTGAGACTTTTAATAGTTTCTGGACCATTTTCACGAATTTTATCAGATAAACTTATGAAACCTAATATTTTGTTTTCAGTTCCAACAATAACACTAGTTTTTCCTATACTATCAAAGTTATTAGATTTATCGGATTTATCAGAATTATTATTATAATCATTATAACTACTATAATAGGAATCAATATCATTTTTTAGATTATCATTGAAATCAAATAGTTCTTTTTTACCTACATAAAAAGTTTCTCCATTGATTTCAGCTGTTAATCCTTTTCCTGCTATTGATTGGAAATTATGAACTTCTTTTTCTTCTAAATATGTGTTATTCTCAGTGTTATCTGTATCAATATTTTTATTTTTTATATAATCATCAAATGCTTTAGCTATAGGGTGTTTAGATTTTTTTTCTAAAATAGAAGCAATTCCTATCACTTCATTTTCACTGAAATCATTTATTGAACTTACATTAGTTATTTCTAACTTACCTTCAGTAAGAGTTCCAGTTTTATCAAACATTATAGCTTTTATTTTAGCTAATTCCTCTATATATTCTCCACCTTTAATAATTATACCATTTTTAGTTCCTGCTGTAATAGCTGAAACTATAGAAACTGGTGTTGAAATAGCTATTGCACAAGGACATGAAATAACTAATAAGACCAATGCTCTATAAACCCATTCATTAATATTCTGACCAAAAAGTAATGGTGGTATGATAGCTACAAACATAGCTAATATAATAATTGATGGAGTATAATATTTAGCAAATTTATCTACAAAAAGATCTATTTTTGCTTTTTTTTCTTCTGATTCTTTGATTAAATCAATTATTTTTGAAAAAATTGTTTCACTAGATTTTTTCCTAACTTCTATTTCTATATATCCATCTTCATTTATAGTAGAAGCATAAACTTCATCACCTTTAGACTTAGTAGCTGCTAAACTTTCACCAGTAATTGATGATTGATTGACTGAAGTCATTCCTTTTACAATAACTCCATCTATTGGAATTTTATCTCCAGGTTTTACAATTACAATATCTCCAATAGAAAGGTCTTTTACATTTACTTCAATTTCTTTTGTTTTATTTTCCACATTTCTTTTTACAGTAGCTATATCAGGAGATAATTTTACTAATGTTGAAAGTGAACGTTTAGACCTATCTAAAGAATAATTTTCTAGATATTCTGCAAGGAAGAATAGTAAAATTAGTGATGCACCTTCTCCTCCATCTCCAAGTAGAAATGCACCTATAGTAGCTATAGTCATTAATAATTCTATTTTAACTTCCTTTTTTAGTAATGATTTTATCCCATATCTTATTATGCCTTGTCCAACTATTACTACTACTATTAAATAGATTAATTGAGAAATTAAATCTTGATTGAAAATATTACCTAGATTAAAACTTAAAGTAGACACAAAGTATCCTATTAAAAATATAATAACTCCTATTCCAAGTATAATTAATGGTTTTTTTGTGTCTTTTTCTTCAATTTTATCTATATTTTCAAGTAATCCTTGTTCACATCCACAACCTTGATGTTCATCATGATCATGTTCGCAACCACAATCTTCTTCTTTGATTGGTTCATCTTCGCAACCACAGCTTTCTTCGTTGTCTGGTTCATCTTCGCAACCACAGCTTTTTTCTTCTATAGGCTTATTTTCACAGCTGCAATTTTCTTCTTTAGAATTTTCTTCTTTGCAATCACAGTTTTCTTCTTCAATTAAACGATTATTTTTGTTTTTAAGATTCATAATCAACTGCCTTTTTTATCATTGATATAATTTCTTCGTTTTGTAAGGAATAAAAGATTTGTTTATTTTCTTTTCTAAATTTCACAATATTTTTATTTCTAAGTAATCTTAATTGATGTGAAATTGCCGATTGGCTCATATCTAAAAGCAATGAGAGCTCACAAACACAAAATTCTTGATAGCTAAGTGCACATAATATTCTTACTCTATTATAATCTCCAAGTGTCTTGAAAAGATTAGCTATTTCATGATATGTTTCATCACTAGACATTTTTTCTGTAACTTCTTCAATAACTCCTTCTCTAATACTTTTTATTTCACAACCTTGATTTGACATATGAGTATATATTCATATGTTCATATTTAAATGTTTCTATATCAAATTTATTTTTTATTTTTTTATTTTTATAAAAATTTGATTAAAAATAGTATATTTTATGAAATTATAAAAAATTTAATTTTAGAAGTATAATTTTAAAAATAAATTTAAAAATATAATTTTTAAAAATAATAAAAATATAAAATTATGTTATTAAAAATATATTATAAAAATAGTAAATTATAAATAATTATCATGACATATATTAATATCATATTTTATTAGAATTCTGTATATAACCTCATTAATTTGAGTTTTTTTTATATTCTTTTTAACACATATGTACAGATTTCTGTTTTGTATTGATAATTTGCATTTAAATAGAGTTATATTTAACAATTTTATTATTTTTCTATAATAAATATTCTTTATTTAAACTTAGATAATTAAAAAATTTTGCAATTATCATTTATAGATAAATAAAACAGTTAAATTAATATTTAATTGAGTCGGTAATATGAAATTATCTTAGCATATTTAATAGTAGGATAATTCAATAATATATGATTGTAGATTATTATAATATGTAATATACTTATAATAATGCTCTGCTAGTCATAAATCTATTCCATAGCTTAATTTTTCAATTATCTATGGATATTGTTAATTTTTAAATAATTAATTTTTTTAAATTAATTTTTTAAGAATTGTTTCTTATTAATAAATTTAATATATTACAGGGGATGTTTCTATGAAAAATCAATATAACAATAATTATGATGCTGATAATCAATATGATAATTCAAATGGTTTAGAATTAGGGGATATGATTGGTTTATTTAAAAAAGTTGCTGATAATCCCGTTTCAAGCCGTATTCTTCAAAAAACTCTAGAGTATTGTGAAAAAGATGGTTCTTCTAAGCTTGAAAGTTCATTAAAATATTATTTGGGTAAAAAAGATGATGTTTGTTTTAATTGTAAAGTTTTATCTAAAGCTGTAGGTTACATTGTTAAAAAAGGAGCCAATAGTTTTGGTATGACTGTTGATGAACTTAAAGAAGCAATGGCTGATGAGTATTGGATAAAAGGTTTAACAAGTGTTATTAAAGGTATTGCTCTTTTTGGGGTTAATAAACCTTTTGTTCCAGGAGCTCCTTTCCAAATTGTTTGGAATATTACAAATGCATGTAATTTGCGATGTGTTCATTGTTATGAAGGAGCATCAGTTAAACGAAAAGATGAACTTTCAAAAGATCAAATTATTAATAGTTTGGAAGTTATGGGAGAGGTTGGAGTTACTTCAATAGCTTTTTCTGGTGGTGAGCCTACTATTCATCCAAATATATTAGATTTTATTAATTCAGCTCAAGACAATGGAATGTTTCCAGCTATTGCTACTAATGGTTATACATTGAAAGATAAGGAAAAAGCTAGTAAATTTGTTGATAATGGGTTAGAATTTGTTCAAATAAGTCTAGATGGTTTAAATCCTGAAACTCATGATTCTTTTCGAAAAGTAAATGGGGCATGGGATCGAGCTGTTCAATCAATAGAAAATTTTGTAGATATGGGTATTTTTGTAGAGGTAGCAACTACTGTAACTGAACATAATGTTGATGAAATTCCAGAAATGATTGATTTCTTAAAAGATATCGGTATTGATTGGTTTATGTTATATAATTTTATTCCTACAGGAAATGGGGCAGAAATTTTAGATTTAGACCTATCACCACAAGAACGAGAAAATCTTCTTGTTAATGCTTATAGTAAAAATAGTGATGATATGCAGATTCTCTCTACAGCCCCGCAATATGCATCAGTTGTTGACAATATAAATTCAAACAATAATAATATTGATGATGATTCAAATATTATTCCAACTCATTTTTACAATGCAGAATATAGTAATCCTATGATAGCCCAATTAGCTGATTTTATTGGGGGCTGTGGTGCTGGAAGGTTTTATATGAATATTGAACCTAATGGGGATATGTTTCCATGTGTATTTTTCCCTCATGATGATGATGTAAAATTAGGAAATATCATCACTGATGATTTTGAATATTTATGGGCGAATAATAATACTTTAAAACAGCTCAGAAATAAAGAAATTCTCAAAGGCCATTGTGGAGTATGTGATTCTC
The nucleotide sequence above comes from Methanobrevibacter sp. TMH8. Encoded proteins:
- a CDS encoding TIGR00375 family protein; this encodes MIVNADLHVHSCFSMASSKDMVIDNIAPQAKLKGLQLMGTGDALHPGWLDIIENSTEYIGDGVYSTNDCDFVLTTEIEGEKKIHHLIFIPTIEIAREIGDKLVSTNKYKDGRPRTKMNGIEIMDLVKEYDCLIGPAHAFTPWTGMYKTFDSIYDCYGQKPDFLELGLSADTDMADTIKELQDIPFLSNSDAHSPWPHRLGREFNQIELQDISFSSLKSSIKNNKIKANYGLVANLGKYHMTACTKCYKLIDPELAIENKMKCSCGGTIKKGVDFRISQIATWDKPHHPDFRPPYIHLMPLAEIISMVYDKGVTTKTVQGKWKELIDNIGNEIEILINTPIDKIANINPEIVPGIEAFRNKSLHISPGGGGKYGEISFEEKLEERKVEKSDKVTLDNF
- a CDS encoding isoprenylcysteine carboxylmethyltransferase family protein gives rise to the protein MPNILVIVSLLIFYTLFIGRTLLLSNTGIKVIVLGKDSNKLTSLLEKLTFPFLILWTILILLISLNVQIPIIFDTILKNSYLEYIGIILCYIGLVIFLIALISFGNSWRVGIDSDNQGKLVKNGIFKYSRNPIFLFMDMYFIGITLIYPTTLFIIMTLIFIIGVHKQILNEEKHLLAIYKEDYKNYKKETRRYL
- a CDS encoding cation-translocating P-type ATPase, coding for MNLKNKNNRLIEEENCDCKEENSKEENCSCENKPIEEKSCGCEDEPDNEESCGCEDEPIKEEDCGCEHDHDEHQGCGCEQGLLENIDKIEEKDTKKPLIILGIGVIIFLIGYFVSTLSFNLGNIFNQDLISQLIYLIVVVIVGQGIIRYGIKSLLKKEVKIELLMTIATIGAFLLGDGGEGASLILLFFLAEYLENYSLDRSKRSLSTLVKLSPDIATVKRNVENKTKEIEVNVKDLSIGDIVIVKPGDKIPIDGVIVKGMTSVNQSSITGESLAATKSKGDEVYASTINEDGYIEIEVRKKSSETIFSKIIDLIKESEEKKAKIDLFVDKFAKYYTPSIIILAMFVAIIPPLLFGQNINEWVYRALVLLVISCPCAIAISTPVSIVSAITAGTKNGIIIKGGEYIEELAKIKAIMFDKTGTLTEGKLEITNVSSINDFSENEVIGIASILEKKSKHPIAKAFDDYIKNKNIDTDNTENNTYLEEKEVHNFQSIAGKGLTAEINGETFYVGKKELFDFNDNLKNDIDSYYSSYNDYNNNSDKSDKSNNFDSIGKTSVIVGTENKILGFISLSDKIRENGPETIKSLKEKSIETIMLTGDNSATAKTVAENLNLDNYYPNLLPEDKVNIVEEVAKEYKDVAMVGDGVNDTPSLARANVGIAMGMDGADVAVETADIVLMQDNLSKVDYLINLAKKTMKVIKQNIAIPLTIKAILAILGVIGYVSLWEAILIGDMGLTLLVVANALRIGNN
- a CDS encoding metalloregulator ArsR/SmtB family transcription factor yields the protein MSNQGCEIKSIREGVIEEVTEKMSSDETYHEIANLFKTLGDYNRVRILCALSYQEFCVCELSLLLDMSQSAISHQLRLLRNKNIVKFRKENKQIFYSLQNEEIISMIKKAVDYES
- a CDS encoding radical SAM protein, which gives rise to MKNQYNNNYDADNQYDNSNGLELGDMIGLFKKVADNPVSSRILQKTLEYCEKDGSSKLESSLKYYLGKKDDVCFNCKVLSKAVGYIVKKGANSFGMTVDELKEAMADEYWIKGLTSVIKGIALFGVNKPFVPGAPFQIVWNITNACNLRCVHCYEGASVKRKDELSKDQIINSLEVMGEVGVTSIAFSGGEPTIHPNILDFINSAQDNGMFPAIATNGYTLKDKEKASKFVDNGLEFVQISLDGLNPETHDSFRKVNGAWDRAVQSIENFVDMGIFVEVATTVTEHNVDEIPEMIDFLKDIGIDWFMLYNFIPTGNGAEILDLDLSPQERENLLVNAYSKNSDDMQILSTAPQYASVVDNINSNNNNIDDDSNIIPTHFYNAEYSNPMIAQLADFIGGCGAGRFYMNIEPNGDMFPCVFFPHDDDVKLGNIITDDFEYLWANNNTLKQLRNKEILKGHCGVCDSHNICGGCRARAYNYFGDILAPDPGCTHNQKEWDILKSKIVEEKVSVAADSSEDYLILDFNK